The Rhodopseudomonas palustris genome window below encodes:
- a CDS encoding CoA transferase — MDDGIFKGLKVLDCASFIAAPAAATVLSDFGADVIKIEPPGAGDPYRNLPNLPGYPRSEHNYAWMIESRNKRSLALDLAKPEGKEVLRKLVAGADVFITNFPPQVRARLGIAYADLAPLNERLIYASFTGYGERGEEANKPGFDSNAWWARSGMMDLVRADEDTTPARSVAGMGDHPCAMALYGAIVTALYKRERSGKGSEVKSNLMANGVWSSSVLAQAKLVGAQFQPRMPRERALNAVANHYRCRDGRWLILSLLNEEKQWPTLTRCLGREDLTDDPRFATTPDRHARSVELIALFDEVFATRDLADWRKALDGSGLVFGVVGILDDIPNDQQMIDNDVLVPFENNTIMTINSPIWVEGSAKTRPRLPPALGEHSDDVLRGAGYDDAAISALRVSGVVG, encoded by the coding sequence ATGGACGACGGCATCTTCAAGGGTCTCAAGGTGCTCGATTGCGCGAGCTTCATCGCCGCCCCCGCTGCGGCGACCGTGCTGTCGGATTTCGGCGCCGACGTCATCAAGATCGAGCCGCCGGGCGCCGGCGATCCGTATCGCAACCTGCCGAACCTGCCGGGCTATCCGCGCAGCGAGCACAACTACGCGTGGATGATCGAGAGCCGCAATAAGCGCAGCCTCGCGCTCGACCTCGCCAAGCCCGAGGGCAAGGAGGTGCTGCGCAAGCTGGTCGCCGGGGCCGACGTGTTCATCACCAACTTCCCGCCGCAGGTGCGGGCGCGGCTCGGCATCGCCTATGCGGATCTGGCGCCGCTGAACGAGCGACTGATCTATGCGAGCTTCACCGGCTATGGCGAGCGTGGCGAGGAGGCCAACAAGCCGGGCTTCGACAGCAATGCGTGGTGGGCGCGCTCCGGCATGATGGATCTGGTCCGCGCCGACGAAGACACCACGCCGGCGCGCTCGGTCGCCGGCATGGGCGACCACCCTTGCGCGATGGCGCTGTACGGCGCGATCGTCACCGCGTTGTACAAGCGCGAGCGCAGCGGCAAGGGCAGCGAGGTGAAGTCCAATCTGATGGCCAACGGGGTGTGGTCGTCGAGCGTGCTGGCGCAGGCCAAGCTGGTCGGCGCGCAGTTCCAGCCGCGGATGCCGCGCGAGCGCGCGCTCAACGCGGTGGCCAATCATTATCGCTGCCGCGACGGCCGCTGGCTGATCCTGTCGCTGCTGAACGAAGAGAAGCAGTGGCCGACGCTGACGCGCTGCCTCGGCCGCGAGGATCTCACCGACGATCCGCGCTTCGCCACCACGCCCGACCGCCACGCCCGCTCGGTCGAACTGATCGCCCTGTTCGACGAGGTCTTCGCGACCCGCGACCTCGCCGACTGGCGCAAGGCGCTCGACGGCAGCGGGCTGGTGTTCGGCGTCGTCGGCATCCTCGACGACATCCCGAACGATCAGCAGATGATCGACAACGACGTGCTGGTGCCGTTCGAGAACAACACCATCATGACCATCAACAGCCCGATCTGGGTGGAAGGCAGCGCCAAGACGAGGCCGCGGTTGCCGCCCGCGCTCGGCGAGCACAGCGACGACGTGCTGCGCGGCGCCGGCTATGACGACGCGGCGATCAGCGCGCTGCGCGTGTCCGGCGTGGTGGGCTAG
- a CDS encoding YgcG family protein, producing the protein MARASMLAALLCWAVVAFAAIAQAQLAVPQLTGRVVDQTGTLDSDAIARLNDKLKAFEARKGSQIAVLIVPTTQPEAIEPFSIRVAEAWKIGRRRVDDGAILLVAKNDRKLRIEVGYGLEGALPDVTAKRIIDEIITPKFRTGDFAGGIEAGVDRMISVIDGEPLPAPEPQHEWSPESFDQISGWAIPLIFGTLVVNGFLQSLLGRMAASALTGSIIGGVAWMFGLGFPIAMIAGFAAFLFAMFIDLFSGGGPGIGSGRRGGGIYPGGAWSGGSRGSSSGGFSGGGGSFGGGGASGSW; encoded by the coding sequence ATGGCGCGGGCGTCGATGCTCGCGGCGCTGCTGTGCTGGGCGGTTGTGGCCTTCGCCGCGATCGCACAGGCGCAGCTCGCGGTGCCGCAGCTCACCGGCCGCGTGGTCGATCAGACCGGCACGCTCGACAGCGACGCGATCGCCCGGCTCAACGACAAACTGAAAGCGTTCGAGGCCCGCAAAGGCAGCCAGATCGCGGTGCTGATCGTGCCGACGACGCAGCCTGAAGCGATCGAGCCATTCTCCATCCGCGTCGCCGAGGCGTGGAAGATCGGCCGCAGACGCGTCGACGACGGCGCGATCCTGCTGGTCGCCAAGAACGACCGCAAGCTGCGGATCGAGGTCGGCTACGGTCTCGAAGGCGCGCTGCCCGACGTCACCGCCAAGCGTATCATCGACGAGATCATCACGCCGAAATTCAGGACCGGCGATTTCGCCGGCGGCATCGAGGCCGGCGTCGACCGCATGATCAGCGTGATCGACGGCGAGCCGCTGCCCGCGCCCGAGCCGCAGCACGAATGGTCGCCGGAATCGTTCGACCAGATCAGCGGCTGGGCGATCCCGCTGATCTTCGGCACGCTGGTGGTGAACGGCTTCCTGCAGAGCCTGCTCGGCCGGATGGCCGCCTCGGCGCTGACCGGTAGCATCATCGGCGGCGTCGCCTGGATGTTCGGGCTCGGCTTTCCGATCGCGATGATCGCCGGCTTCGCGGCGTTCCTGTTCGCGATGTTCATCGATCTGTTCAGCGGAGGCGGGCCCGGCATCGGTTCCGGTCGGCGCGGCGGCGGCATCTATCCCGGCGGCGCGTGGTCGGGCGGCTCGCGCGGCTCGAGCAGCGGCGGCTTCAGCGGCGGTGGCGGCAGCTTCGGTGGCGGCGGCGCTTCGGGGAGTTGGTGA
- the putA gene encoding bifunctional proline dehydrogenase/L-glutamate gamma-semialdehyde dehydrogenase PutA, with amino-acid sequence MPPDSPLPAFDAAYAPDDATLAASLIASMPRDPARDARIDATATGLIAAIRAGDHSLGSVEAMLREYALSTREGLALMVLAEALLRVPDSATADAFIEDRLGQGDFAHHRIKSDALLVNASAWALGLSARVVQAGDTPQGTLAALAKRIGAPAVRAATRQAMRLLGNHFVLGETIGDALARAQVHASEGVRYSYDMLGEGARTQADAERYFAAYAQAIEAIGRAAGNARLPARPGISVKLSALHPRFEAVSRDRVLRELTPRLIDLARKAKDHDLAFTIDAEEADRLELSLELFAACLADPSLAGWDGYGLAVQAYQKRAAAVIDHVDALAQRFDRRLMLRLVKGAYWDSEIKRAQERGLPDYPVFTRKAMTDLNYQHCADKLLRLRPRIFPQFASHNALTVATVHELAGGSDGYEFQRLHGMGEALYARLRAEHPELRCRIYAPVGGHRDLLAYLVRRLLENGANSSFVAQAGDDTVPVAELLRRPEAIIGTPDNPRHPNIPLPRDLFSPQRQNSRGIEFGDRAALQRLVSEIDAARRPLPRVTPTTPEDAAAAIAAARGGFADWSRTPADARAAALERAAELLEQRRASFIALLQDEAGKTLDDCISEVREAIDYCRYYAAEGRRLFGDGIALPGPTGESNTLRLRGRGVFVAISPWNFPLAIFLGQVTAALMASNAVVAKPAEQTPAIADAAVRLLHESGVPRDALQLVQGDGATGAALVAHRDVAGVVFTGSTEVARAINRALAAKDGPIVPLIAETGGINTMIVDATALPEQVADDVVASAFRSAGQRCSALRLLFVQDDVADRMIEIIAGSARELKLGDPRDPATHVGPVIDAEAKAKLDTHVAKISREATPHFAGTVPTQGNYVAPHIFELRDASHLTEEVFGPILHVVRYKASDLDDVLATIARSGYALTLGVQSRIDDTVARIVDRLAIGNVYVNRNIIGAVVGAQPFGGSGLSGTGPKAGGPHYLPRFALEQTVSINTAAAGGNAALLSEQD; translated from the coding sequence ATGCCGCCTGATTCGCCGCTTCCCGCATTCGACGCCGCCTACGCTCCCGACGACGCCACGCTCGCGGCGTCGCTGATCGCGTCGATGCCGCGCGACCCCGCGCGTGATGCCCGCATCGACGCGACCGCCACCGGACTGATCGCCGCGATCCGCGCCGGCGATCACTCGCTCGGCAGCGTCGAGGCGATGCTGCGCGAATACGCGCTGTCGACCAGAGAAGGGCTGGCGCTGATGGTGCTGGCCGAAGCGCTGCTGCGGGTGCCGGATTCGGCGACGGCCGACGCCTTCATCGAGGACCGCCTCGGCCAGGGCGACTTCGCGCATCACCGCATCAAGTCCGACGCGCTCTTGGTCAACGCCTCGGCCTGGGCGCTCGGCCTGTCGGCACGCGTGGTGCAAGCCGGCGACACGCCGCAGGGCACGCTCGCCGCGCTGGCGAAACGGATCGGCGCGCCGGCGGTGCGCGCGGCGACGCGGCAGGCGATGCGGCTGCTCGGCAATCATTTCGTGCTCGGCGAAACCATCGGCGACGCGCTCGCCCGCGCGCAGGTGCATGCGAGCGAAGGCGTGCGCTATTCCTACGACATGCTCGGCGAAGGCGCGCGCACGCAGGCCGACGCGGAGCGTTACTTCGCCGCCTACGCGCAGGCGATCGAGGCGATCGGCCGTGCGGCCGGGAATGCGCGATTGCCGGCGCGGCCGGGCATCTCGGTGAAACTGTCGGCGCTGCATCCGCGGTTCGAGGCGGTGAGCCGCGACCGCGTGCTGCGCGAGCTGACGCCGCGCCTGATCGACCTTGCGCGCAAAGCCAAGGACCACGACCTCGCCTTCACCATCGACGCCGAGGAGGCCGACCGGCTCGAACTGTCGCTCGAATTGTTCGCCGCATGCCTCGCCGATCCGTCGCTCGCGGGCTGGGACGGCTACGGCCTCGCGGTGCAGGCCTATCAGAAACGCGCGGCGGCTGTGATCGACCATGTCGACGCGCTGGCGCAACGTTTCGATCGCCGGCTGATGCTGCGGCTGGTGAAGGGCGCCTATTGGGACAGCGAGATCAAGCGCGCGCAGGAGCGCGGCCTGCCCGACTATCCGGTGTTCACCCGCAAGGCGATGACCGACCTCAACTACCAGCATTGCGCCGACAAGCTCCTGCGCCTGCGGCCGCGGATCTTCCCGCAATTCGCCAGCCACAACGCGCTGACGGTCGCGACCGTGCACGAGCTCGCCGGCGGCAGCGACGGCTACGAATTCCAGCGGCTGCACGGCATGGGCGAGGCGCTGTATGCGCGGCTGCGCGCCGAGCATCCCGAGCTGAGGTGCCGGATCTACGCGCCGGTCGGCGGCCATCGCGACCTGCTCGCTTATCTGGTGCGGCGGCTGCTGGAGAACGGCGCCAATTCGTCATTCGTGGCGCAGGCCGGCGACGACACCGTGCCGGTGGCAGAGTTGCTGCGGCGGCCGGAGGCCATCATCGGGACGCCGGACAACCCCCGCCATCCGAACATCCCGCTGCCGCGCGATCTATTTTCACCGCAGCGGCAGAATTCGCGCGGCATCGAATTCGGCGACCGCGCCGCGCTGCAACGGCTGGTGAGCGAGATCGACGCGGCGCGCCGGCCGCTGCCGCGCGTCACCCCCACAACACCGGAAGATGCCGCCGCCGCGATCGCCGCTGCGCGCGGCGGCTTCGCGGATTGGAGCCGCACGCCCGCAGACGCGCGCGCCGCCGCGCTTGAGCGCGCGGCCGAGCTGCTGGAACAGCGCCGCGCGAGCTTCATCGCGCTACTGCAGGACGAGGCCGGCAAGACGCTCGACGACTGCATCTCCGAGGTCCGCGAAGCGATCGATTATTGCCGCTACTACGCCGCCGAGGGCCGCCGCCTGTTCGGCGACGGCATCGCCCTGCCCGGCCCGACCGGCGAGAGCAATACACTGCGGCTGCGCGGCCGTGGCGTGTTCGTCGCGATCTCGCCGTGGAATTTTCCGCTGGCGATCTTTCTCGGCCAAGTCACCGCCGCGCTGATGGCCAGCAACGCGGTGGTCGCCAAACCCGCCGAACAGACGCCGGCGATCGCCGACGCCGCCGTGCGGCTGCTGCACGAATCCGGCGTGCCGCGCGATGCGCTGCAGCTCGTGCAGGGCGACGGCGCGACCGGCGCGGCGCTGGTGGCGCATCGCGACGTCGCCGGCGTGGTGTTCACCGGCTCGACCGAGGTCGCGCGCGCGATCAACCGCGCACTGGCCGCGAAGGACGGCCCGATCGTGCCGCTGATCGCCGAGACCGGCGGCATCAATACGATGATCGTCGACGCCACAGCATTGCCCGAGCAGGTCGCCGACGACGTCGTGGCCTCGGCGTTCCGCTCCGCCGGCCAGCGCTGCTCGGCGCTGCGGCTGTTGTTCGTGCAGGACGACGTCGCCGACCGGATGATCGAGATCATCGCCGGCAGCGCCCGCGAATTGAAGCTCGGCGATCCGCGCGATCCGGCGACCCATGTCGGCCCGGTGATCGACGCCGAGGCCAAGGCGAAGCTCGATACGCATGTCGCGAAGATAAGCCGCGAGGCGACGCCGCATTTCGCAGGCACAGTACCGACGCAAGGCAACTACGTCGCGCCGCATATCTTCGAACTGCGCGACGCGTCACACCTGACCGAAGAGGTGTTCGGCCCGATCCTGCATGTGGTGCGCTACAAGGCATCCGATCTCGACGACGTGCTCGCCACGATCGCACGCAGCGGCTACGCGCTGACGCTCGGCGTGCAGTCGCGGATCGACGACACCGTGGCGCGCATCGTCGACCGGCTGGCGATCGGCAATGTCTACGTCAACCGCAACATCATCGGCGCCGTCGTCGGCGCGCAGCCGTTCGGCGGCTCGGGCCTGTCCGGCACCGGGCCGAAGGCCGGCGGCCCGCATTATCTGCCGCGCTTCGCGCTGGAGCAGACGGTGTCGATCAACACTGCGGCCGCCGGCGGCAACGCGGCGCTGCTGTCGGAACAGGACTGA
- a CDS encoding Rrf2 family transcriptional regulator — MKRDSRLSSVLHALLHMAEHDEPMTSDQLAACMCTHPVVVRRTMGLLREAGLVASERGPSGGWLITADLEAVTLRDLHDALGEPAIFAIGNRNATPQCLVEQAVNAALDGAFAEAEALLLERFAKVTLAKLSADFNRRHAAHRARK, encoded by the coding sequence ATGAAAAGAGACAGCCGCCTGTCGTCGGTTCTGCATGCGCTGCTGCACATGGCGGAGCACGACGAGCCGATGACGTCGGACCAGCTCGCCGCGTGCATGTGCACCCATCCGGTGGTGGTGCGGCGGACGATGGGGTTGCTGCGCGAGGCCGGGCTGGTGGCGTCCGAACGCGGGCCGTCCGGCGGCTGGCTCATCACCGCCGATCTCGAAGCCGTCACCCTGCGCGACCTGCACGACGCGCTGGGGGAGCCCGCGATCTTCGCGATCGGCAATCGCAATGCGACGCCGCAATGCCTCGTCGAGCAGGCCGTCAACGCCGCGCTCGACGGCGCCTTCGCCGAGGCCGAGGCGCTGCTGCTCGAGCGCTTCGCCAAGGTGACGCTGGCGAAGCTGTCGGCGGATTTCAACCGGCGCCACGCGGCGCATCGTGCCCGAAAATAA
- a CDS encoding TPM domain-containing protein: MGIRRIGKHLITSRWRVQKAFPPSALDAIERAIGRSEARHAGQIRFVVEGALDGAPLFRDQPARERALDVFSQLRIWDTEHNNGVLIYLLLADRDVEIVADRGIDGRVDAAAWEHICREMESAFRDGRFEAGVLRGIELITAHLARHFPKDSGGDNELPDAPVVV; the protein is encoded by the coding sequence ATGGGCATCCGGCGGATCGGCAAGCATCTGATCACCAGCCGCTGGCGCGTGCAGAAGGCGTTTCCGCCTTCCGCGCTCGACGCCATCGAGCGCGCGATCGGCAGAAGCGAAGCGCGGCACGCCGGGCAGATCCGTTTCGTGGTGGAAGGCGCGCTCGACGGCGCGCCGCTGTTCCGCGACCAGCCGGCGCGCGAGCGCGCGCTCGACGTGTTCTCGCAATTGCGGATCTGGGACACCGAGCACAATAACGGCGTGCTGATCTATCTGTTGCTCGCCGACCGCGACGTCGAGATCGTCGCCGACCGCGGCATCGATGGCCGGGTCGACGCGGCGGCGTGGGAACACATCTGCCGCGAGATGGAGAGCGCCTTTCGCGACGGCCGCTTCGAAGCCGGCGTGCTGCGCGGCATCGAGCTGATCACCGCGCATCTGGCGCGGCATTTTCCGAAAGACAGCGGCGGCGACAACGAACTACCCGACGCACCCGTGGTGGTCTGA
- a CDS encoding glutathione S-transferase: MKLYDSIGPNPRLVRMFIAEKGLTIPTQSVDIRAGDNRKPEHLARNPHGQTPTLELDDGSFLSEITAICEYLEEKHPTPALIGTTAEERAECRMWTRRIDLTICEPLANGFRFSEGLKMFKDRVPCFPEAAPGLKQMAAHRLQWMNTQMQGKEFVCGARFTLADLLLYGWIDFGAQVGQPLDPANTVLVEWHKRIAARPSAKA; the protein is encoded by the coding sequence ATGAAGCTGTACGATTCGATCGGGCCCAATCCGCGCCTGGTGCGGATGTTCATCGCCGAGAAGGGCCTGACGATCCCGACCCAGAGCGTCGACATCCGGGCCGGCGACAACCGCAAGCCCGAGCATCTGGCGCGCAATCCGCACGGACAGACGCCTACTCTCGAACTCGACGATGGCAGCTTTTTGTCGGAGATCACCGCGATCTGCGAATATCTCGAAGAGAAACATCCGACGCCGGCGCTGATCGGCACGACGGCCGAGGAGCGCGCCGAATGCCGGATGTGGACGCGGCGGATCGATCTGACGATCTGCGAGCCGCTCGCCAACGGCTTCCGCTTCAGCGAGGGGCTGAAGATGTTCAAGGATCGGGTGCCGTGCTTTCCCGAGGCCGCGCCGGGGCTGAAGCAGATGGCGGCGCATCGGCTGCAATGGATGAACACGCAGATGCAGGGTAAGGAGTTCGTCTGCGGCGCGCGCTTCACGCTTGCCGATCTCTTGCTATACGGCTGGATCGATTTCGGCGCGCAGGTCGGCCAGCCGCTCGATCCCGCCAACACCGTGCTGGTGGAATGGCACAAGCGGATCGCGGCGCGGCCGTCTGCGAAGGCCTAG
- a CDS encoding adenylate/guanylate cyclase domain-containing protein yields MFSGLVLFAYLISHYLNHALGNISAEALEAGVMWHLAFWQFLPVAILFYGSVTVHTGLGLWVLVQRRRFRWRTVEPLQILLGLSVPLLIYSHVIGLRLSNVLYDIDKLYPQVLYTYWVAWPTSRLWLMVAVLLIAWVHGCIGLYIWLRIKPTARRAMPWLLALAVLIPTLALLGFYQGGRDTIRAASAPGWQDANMSVKQLGTLDQQKTLDRIGDAFVFGYLGLIGLALIARAVRGLNERRGGMIRLTYGTDRSIRVPKGTSVLEASERHNIPHASVCGGRARCSTCRIRVIGDPAELPAPSSREAFVLASVGAGDDPSIRLACQLRPTHDLSFMPIFPPRNAAAARRMARAMKVGEERYLVSMFVDLRGSTKIAETRLPFDTVFIVNRFLGAVSRAVIACGGQPNQFIGDGVLALFGLKDTPREACRNAIRAAAAIAAAVDELNGLIGHDLPEPIRFGIGIHGGDVILGEIGYRDHMVFTALGDSVNVAARLQDMTKALGCETLLSDELRETAGIAADSWPTQQVEIRGRVEPMLVCPIAQSRDLAAALDHSELTLA; encoded by the coding sequence ATGTTCAGCGGGCTGGTGCTGTTCGCCTATCTGATCAGCCACTACCTCAATCACGCACTCGGCAACATCTCGGCGGAAGCGCTCGAGGCCGGGGTGATGTGGCACCTCGCATTCTGGCAGTTTCTGCCGGTGGCGATCCTGTTCTATGGTTCGGTCACCGTCCATACCGGGCTCGGCCTGTGGGTGCTGGTGCAGCGTCGGCGGTTCCGCTGGCGCACGGTCGAGCCGCTGCAGATCCTGCTCGGTCTCAGCGTGCCGCTGCTGATCTACAGCCATGTGATCGGGCTGCGGCTCAGCAACGTATTGTACGACATCGACAAGCTGTATCCGCAGGTGCTGTACACCTACTGGGTGGCTTGGCCGACCTCGCGGCTGTGGCTGATGGTGGCGGTGCTGCTGATCGCCTGGGTGCACGGCTGCATCGGGCTGTACATCTGGCTGCGGATCAAGCCGACGGCGCGCCGCGCGATGCCGTGGCTGCTCGCGCTCGCGGTGCTGATCCCGACGCTGGCGCTGCTCGGCTTCTACCAGGGCGGCCGCGACACCATCCGCGCCGCGTCCGCGCCGGGCTGGCAGGACGCCAACATGTCGGTGAAGCAGCTCGGCACGCTGGATCAGCAGAAGACGCTCGACCGGATCGGCGACGCGTTCGTGTTCGGCTATCTCGGGCTGATCGGGCTGGCGCTGATCGCCCGCGCGGTACGCGGGCTGAACGAGCGGCGCGGCGGCATGATCCGGCTGACCTACGGCACCGACCGCAGCATCCGGGTGCCGAAGGGCACCAGCGTGCTGGAGGCCAGCGAGCGCCACAACATTCCGCATGCCAGCGTCTGCGGCGGCCGCGCGCGCTGCTCGACCTGCCGGATTCGCGTGATCGGCGACCCGGCCGAGCTGCCCGCGCCGTCGAGCCGCGAGGCCTTCGTGCTCGCCAGCGTCGGCGCCGGCGACGATCCGTCGATCCGCCTCGCCTGCCAGCTCCGGCCGACCCACGACCTCTCCTTCATGCCGATCTTTCCGCCGCGCAACGCCGCGGCGGCGCGGCGCATGGCGCGCGCGATGAAGGTCGGCGAGGAACGCTATCTCGTCAGCATGTTCGTGGACCTTCGCGGCTCCACCAAGATCGCCGAGACGCGGCTGCCGTTCGACACCGTGTTCATCGTCAACCGCTTCCTCGGCGCGGTGTCGCGCGCGGTGATCGCTTGCGGCGGCCAGCCCAATCAGTTCATCGGCGACGGCGTGCTGGCGCTGTTCGGCCTCAAGGACACGCCGCGCGAGGCCTGCCGCAACGCCATCCGCGCCGCCGCCGCGATCGCCGCCGCGGTCGACGAACTCAACGGCTTGATCGGCCACGACCTGCCCGAGCCGATCCGCTTCGGCATCGGCATCCATGGCGGCGACGTCATCCTCGGCGAGATCGGCTATCGCGACCACATGGTGTTCACTGCGCTCGGCGACTCGGTCAACGTCGCGGCACGGCTGCAGGACATGACCAAGGCGCTCGGCTGCGAGACGCTGCTGTCCGACGAACTGCGCGAGACCGCGGGCATCGCCGCCGATTCGTGGCCGACCCAGCAGGTCGAGATCCGCGGCCGGGTCGAACCGATGCTGGTGTGCCCGATCGCGCAATCGCGCGACCTCGCCGCAGCGCTCGATCACAGCGAACTGACGCTCGCCTGA
- a CDS encoding NAD(P)/FAD-dependent oxidoreductase yields the protein MQHDVIVIGGSYAGMAAALQLLRARRSVLVIDAGQRRNRFAAHSHGFLGQDGADPAAIAASARRQIEAYKTLRWIDGVADAASGHKDAFTVTTRDGPQHSGRRLLFATGVSDSLPAIEGLQARWGVSVFLCPYCHGYELDQGRIAVIATGPMSLHQAQLLPEWGEVTLFTNDAVAPDDAARADLIARGVTIEDTPIARVDGHADIVLSDGRRLPFAGIFTTSRSAPATPVAESLGCALGETPFGTQIATDDAKQTSVPGAFACGDAARVPHSLSLAVADGAWAGASLHRSLVWPDA from the coding sequence ATGCAGCACGACGTGATCGTGATCGGCGGCAGCTATGCGGGCATGGCCGCAGCACTCCAGCTCCTGCGCGCCCGCCGCAGCGTGCTGGTGATCGACGCTGGGCAGCGCCGCAACCGCTTCGCCGCGCATTCGCACGGCTTTCTCGGCCAGGACGGCGCCGATCCGGCCGCAATCGCCGCCTCGGCGCGTCGGCAAATCGAGGCCTACAAGACGCTGCGCTGGATCGACGGCGTCGCCGACGCCGCGTCGGGCCACAAGGACGCGTTCACGGTCACGACACGCGACGGCCCGCAGCACAGCGGGCGACGCCTGCTGTTCGCGACCGGCGTGTCGGATAGTCTGCCGGCAATCGAGGGGCTGCAGGCGCGCTGGGGCGTCAGCGTGTTTCTCTGCCCGTATTGCCACGGCTACGAACTCGACCAGGGCCGCATCGCGGTGATCGCCACCGGGCCGATGTCGCTGCATCAGGCGCAATTGCTGCCGGAATGGGGCGAGGTCACGCTGTTCACCAACGATGCCGTGGCGCCCGACGACGCGGCGCGCGCCGATCTGATCGCCCGCGGCGTGACCATCGAGGACACGCCGATCGCGCGTGTCGACGGCCATGCCGACATCGTGCTCAGCGACGGCCGGCGGCTGCCGTTCGCCGGCATCTTCACCACCTCGCGGAGTGCGCCGGCGACGCCGGTCGCGGAGTCGTTGGGTTGCGCGCTGGGCGAAACGCCGTTCGGCACGCAGATCGCAACCGACGATGCGAAGCAGACCAGCGTGCCGGGCGCGTTCGCCTGCGGCGATGCGGCGCGGGTGCCGCATTCGCTGTCGCTGGCGGTCGCCGACGGCGCCTGGGCCGGCGCAAGTCTGCATCGCTCGCTGGTGTGGCCGGACGCCTGA
- a CDS encoding LemA family protein — protein sequence MRKFLTVLAALATLSLTNCGYNAIQSEEQEVKATWSEVVNQYQRRADLVPNLVNSVKGFAQQEKDVLLGVTNARAKVGSVQATPEVLNDPAAFQKFQAAQGELSSALSRLLVVTENYPQLKSDALFTNLMAQLEGTENRITVARNRYIKAVQAYNVTVRSVPTNFTAMMFGYKEKPNFTVENEGAISTAPKVDFNATPAPAK from the coding sequence ATGCGGAAGTTTCTGACGGTGCTGGCGGCGCTCGCCACGCTCAGCCTGACCAATTGCGGTTACAACGCCATCCAGAGCGAAGAGCAGGAGGTCAAGGCGACCTGGTCGGAGGTGGTCAACCAATATCAGCGCCGCGCCGATCTGGTGCCCAATCTGGTGAATTCGGTGAAGGGCTTCGCGCAGCAGGAGAAGGACGTGCTGCTCGGCGTCACCAACGCCCGCGCCAAGGTCGGCAGCGTGCAGGCGACGCCCGAGGTGCTGAACGATCCGGCGGCCTTCCAGAAGTTCCAGGCGGCGCAGGGCGAACTCTCCAGCGCGCTGTCGCGGCTGCTGGTCGTCACCGAGAACTATCCGCAGCTCAAATCCGATGCGCTGTTCACCAATCTGATGGCGCAGCTCGAAGGCACCGAGAACCGCATCACCGTGGCGCGCAACCGCTACATCAAGGCGGTGCAGGCCTACAACGTCACGGTGCGCTCGGTCCCGACCAACTTCACCGCGATGATGTTCGGCTACAAGGAGAAGCCGAACTTCACCGTCGAGAACGAGGGCGCGATCTCCACCGCACCCAAGGTGGACTTCAACGCGACGCCTGCGCCGGCGAAGTAA
- a CDS encoding DUF2798 domain-containing protein — translation MLGIPRRFSHFVYAVLQSGITTAVASMVASVPFLGEQTFLEHWLPAWGASWLVMLPVVLFVAPMLRRLTLALTTEDRI, via the coding sequence ATGCTCGGCATTCCTCGGAGATTCAGCCATTTCGTCTACGCGGTGCTGCAATCGGGGATCACCACCGCGGTCGCCTCGATGGTCGCCAGCGTACCGTTCCTGGGCGAGCAGACCTTTCTGGAACATTGGCTGCCGGCGTGGGGCGCGTCGTGGCTAGTAATGCTGCCGGTGGTGCTGTTCGTCGCGCCGATGCTGCGGCGACTGACGCTGGCGCTCACCACCGAAGACCGGATCTGA